The Capsicum annuum cultivar UCD-10X-F1 unplaced genomic scaffold, UCD10Xv1.1 ctg46070, whole genome shotgun sequence genomic sequence CAAATATGCAGGTGACGAGCCCATGTTATTGTTTTATTCAAATACAACTTGTGAAGACACAAGAGCTCGCTCAAGAAAAATGCAGAATAAAATGTTGGTCTGTCTATTTATAAGTCTGAATGCCTGTGAGCACAGTCTGAATTACAGTCATACCAACCGTGAAAATAACAGCGAGGAACACAAGAAAACTCCAAGGACCACTAAAGTACCTTTGCTTCATTTCAGCACAGGCAACTACTAGGGAGAAGCGTTTACTTCTGAAATAAGTAGAAATCTGTCGTTTGACATTCCTAATAGCTTGAGGATTGGACTCAGTAGGTTGTGCTATGTTTCTCAAGAATCCAATCAATTGATCATCACCAGCAACGATGTTGATCTGGATTACTCCTCTGGCTCGCAGCTCCTTAAGATCTTCCTCTCCATTTATTAACATGCACATGAAATTCAAGTAAGATAAGATCCCAAGGGATATATTTTGTAAGCTGCACGCATATTCGTAAGCAACTAGGTTAGAAAAAAGTTTCACAGTCCATTCGTCGATGGTTAGTTTTGGAAGGAATAACATTCCTGATAAGATGGATGATTCAAAGCGGATGCCTGTGGAAAGATCACTTGCACAGATACATCGAATACCTGCTTTCTTCAACTCTGTGGCTGTGAAAGGTGGGAACACCGCAagatgatcttcttcttctttgttgttgttgttgtcttcttCTTCTGCATCATCTCCAAATAAAACACTGATCCATAGGTCTCTATAATATTGAAGAAGATGTACAGGAGCTTGAGCCTCCCCCTGCTGATGTTGAAGACAAGGGACACCCTTGATATAATCAAGATACGTAGGAGTTGGAGCAGAAGATATGTTTAACAATGGCATTTGGAGGAACCTTCTTGTTAAAAGGTGCAATGTAAACTCGTCACATCTAAATGCACGTGCTAGCGCATCTATGACTTGGAAAGGCAATTGATTATCATACAATAATAGGTCATGACGCACCAAATCTCTATCATGTTTCTTCATATTCAACCAGCTCCTCCTGCCACTAGTAATTATATTGTCGTTGCAGATGAATTCAATAATAAAGCAGGCGTCGAGGAACATCATCTGACACCACATAGGGTCACTTGTTTGTTCGAATTGAGGAGAGTAACATTTCCGAGTTTTGAGCAAGTGTTCTTCTACACTTGCATACACCTGTTCAATGGATACATCGttttttactctttctgctaATTCCCTCACTGCTTTCCGTTTGAAATTCTCCATGGGTTTAACATGAGGTAATTTGTGGAAGTGTGGACCAATGGAAACAACACGGGGACCAAAGAACTTGTGATAAAGTTCCTTTATCATAAGATTGGTAAGTATAGAAGGCATACTGAAATGTATTTTTTGTGTCGACTCTTCATCATGTGGCACTGTACCTACTGAAGAGCCAGGTATATCAATGACAGAATTTAACCAGTCAGGCACTTGGGCTGCTCTACTGTTGGGAGC encodes the following:
- the LOC124892333 gene encoding uncharacterized protein LOC124892333 is translated as MSIHEADAPNSRAAQVPDWLNSVIDIPGSSVGTVPHDEESTQKIHFSMPSILTNLMIKELYHKFFGPRVVSIGPHFHKLPHVKPMENFKRKAVRELAERVKNDVSIEQVYASVEEHLLKTRKCYSPQFEQTSDPMWCQMMFLDACFIIEFICNDNIITSGRRSWLNMKKHDRDLVRHDLLLYDNQLPFQVIDALARAFRCDEFTLHLLTRRFLQMPLLNISSAPTPTYLDYIKGVPCLQHQQGEAQAPVHLLQYYRDLWISVLFGDDAEEEDNNNNKEEEDHLAVFPPFTATELKKAGIRCICASDLSTGIRFESSILSGMLFLPKLTIDEWTVKLFSNLVAYEYACSLQNISLGILSYLNFMCMLINGEEDLKELRARGVIQINIVAGDDQLIGFLRNIAQPTESNPQAIRNVKRQISTYFRSKRFSLVVACAEMKQRYFSGPWSFLVFLAVIFTMLKKGKPNVSLYAQDPGRARSHWII